The DNA segment TGGTCGACGTCGATCGGCAGTTCTTCCCCGGCGCGTGTGGGCTGGGCGACCCGTGGGCACAGGCCCGGCAGACGCCGCTGAGCCACTCGTTCTGCCAGCACGTGGTCGCGACCGCGGAGCCGCTGGTCGTCGTCGACGCCCGGGTCGACCCGCGGGTCCGGGGCAACCTCGCGATCGACGACCTGGGTGTGGTCGGATACGCGGGGATGCCGCTGACCGACGCCGACGGTCAGGTGCTCGGGTCGCTGTGCGCGATCGACCACTCGCCGAGGCAGTGGACCGAGCACGAGTTGTGCGCGCTGCGTGACCTGGCCGCGGCCTGCTCGGACAGCCTGCGGCTGCGGATCGCCAACTCCCAGACGCAGCGGGAGTTCGCCCGGACCCAGTTGCTGCTGAACGCCTCCCACGCGCTCGGCGGCACGACGACGCTCGACGAGATCGTCGTCGCGGTGCGCGATCTGGTCACCGAGGCGCTGGCTCCGGCGTACGTCGGCATCTCGCTGCTGGAGGCCGGACGTCAGGTCGTGCTGGCCTCCCAGCAGTTCCTGCCGGACCACGTCGCCGAGCGGTGGCTCCGGTACGACTCGTCGGAGCGGACGCCGACGGCGCTGGCCGTTTCGTCGGGTGGCCTGGTCCTGCTGCCGTCGCTGGACGAGGTGGGCCGGTCGGCGCCGGATGCGCTGTCGACGTTCGAGGAGATGGGCTGGCAGTCGTCGGCCAGCGTGCCGTTGCCCTCGTCCGGCGGGGCGCTGGGCGCGCTGACGCTGGCCTGGGAAGTTCCCTACCGGCTGGACTCGTCGGAGCAGGCGGTGCTGGTCGCGCTGGCCGGGTACGTCACCCAGGCGGTGACGCGGGCGTCCGTACTGGACGATCGGCGGACGGCCGCGGCGACCATGCAGAAGGCGCTGCTGACCCCGCTGCCGTCGCACCGGGAGCTGACGCTGGTCGCGCGCTACGCGCCGGCGCACCACGAGAACCACGTCGGCGGCGACTGGTACGACGCGATCACGCTCGACCAGGGGCGGCTGGCGCTGGTCATCGGCGACGTCGTCGGGCACAGCATCGCGGCCGCGGCGCAGATGGGGCAGTTCCGCACGATGCTGCGGACGCTGATCGCCGATCGGCGGGAGTCGCCGTCGTGGGTGCTGCGACGCATGGAGCGGACCGCGCACACGCTGGGCGTCGGGGGTCTGTCCACCGTGCTGCTGGCCTACCTCGATCCGACGCCCACCGGCGAGTACATGCTGACCTGGTCGAACGCCGGGCATCCGCCGCCGACGCTGGTCGCGCCGGGCGGGCCCGCGGTGATGCTGCCGGGCACCGACGTGCTGCTCGGGGTGTCGAAGGAGCTCCCGCGTCACGATCACTACGCGCGGTTGCCGCGCGGTGGTTCGCTGCTGCTGCACACCGACGGGCTGGTCGAACACCGCCGATTGCCGGTGGACGAGGGCATGGAGCAGCTGCGTGACTTCCTCGGCCGGGCGTCGTACGGCGATCCGGAGAAGCTCTCCGACGTGCTGATCGAGAACGCGGCCGCGCAGGGCCAGGACGACGTCGCTCTGCTGTTGGTGACCACGCCGAGCTGACCCTGGGTTCTGTCGGTGGGCGGGTGCAGGATGGCCGCATGACTGGAGTCGGACGCCTGGAAATGGTCGCCATCGACGCGCCGGACATCGACAAGCTGGCGGCGTTCTACGCCGAGCTCGCCGGCTGGGAGATCGTCCGCCGAGATCCCGACTGGATCACGGTCCGGACGCCGGAGGGCAACGAGGTCGCCTTCCAGCTCGCGCCGGATCTCGTCCCGCCACAGTGGCCGGGGCAGGAGCACCCGCAGCAGTTCCACCTCGACCTGCAGATCGACGGCTACCAGGCCGCCGCCGAGCGCGCGGTGGAGCTGGGCGCGACTCGGCTCGCCGACGGGCCGACGTGGATCACGCTGGCCGACCCGGCCGGGCACCCGTTCGACCTCTGCCAGGCCGACGGCGTCGGTCCGGCCATGAAGCTGTTCGCGTCGACGGTCGATGCACCCGACGCAGCCGGGCTGGCCCGGTTCTACGCCGGGGTGCTCGGCATGGAGGTGACCTACGAGGGGCCGGAGGGGGCGTTGATCGCCGGTGAAGATCACCGTGGCGCGGCCACCTCGGTGATGTTTCAGCAGATCAGCGGTTACACGGCGCCGCGGTGGCCGGATCCGGCGTATCCGCAGCAGGCGCACTTCGACATCGAGGTCGACGACCTCGATGCCGGCGAGGCGGCGGTGCTGGAGCTCGGCGCCGAACGGCTGCCCGGCCAGGGCAAGGGCTTTCGCGTGTTCGCCGACCCGGCCGGGCACCCGTTCTGCCTCACCGTCCGGATGTGAGGTGGTCGCGCTCCCGCCGGGCTCGGAGGAGTTCGGCGGTGAGCGTGGTGGCCGAGGCGCAGAGGGTGAGCGCGGCGGTGAGGAGTTCGAGGAGGGTCATGTCCCGGGTCCTTTTCTCCGGGACTCGGCTCCCCTCGCACCAGGTCCCGGCACGTGTGTGTCAGGAATCTGCTGCGCCCGGGGCGGGCCTGGTGGCCGCCGCCCCCGGTGTGTCCGGGACGCCGTGCGAGACCGTGAGCCGACGCTCTCCTCCATGGGCCTGCGCTGAGTAACAGGATACGGGCTGAGCGCTACCAGGGAACCCCGCCGATCGGTTCCCCTCCGACTGTTCGACGGGGTTCCCTATCGGGGTGTTCGGAGCCGGGGCGCGTCCGGATGGGTGCTCGGGGAGAATTTTTTCGTGAGTTACGGGCTGACGAGGGCTCCGGCGACGGCGGTTCGGCCGTCGGGGGCGCCGACGAACTCGATCGTCGTGCCGGCGCGGTGCTTTTCGCCGAGCACGGACGCGATCGCGTCGGTGACGTTCCTGGCCAGCGCGGCGAGGATCTCCGGGCCGTCCGGGCGGGCGAAGACCCCGTCGCGAATGCCGAAGGTGACGCGCGGGGCCGGGTTTTTGGCCGGCGCGCCCCCGATTCCCCAGCGGCCGGGCGCCAGCCCGACGAGCTGGACGACCGCGTCGGCGCGGGCCCACTCGCCGTAGACCTCGACGATCGCGTCGGTGAGCGCGGCGATCAGCGCGGCCTCCTTGGTGGCCAGGTCGGGCTCATGCGCGTAGAGGATGAGGTGCGGCACGCGTGCCGGAGCAGTTCGCGTCGGCCGACCTGGCGCCGCGCCATCTCTCGCTGCTGTCGTTGCTGCTGCTCGACGGGGCTCAGACCGTGTCGGAGCTGGCCGCTCGGCTGGAGATCGCGCCCACGACCGTGAGCCTGATCGTCGGTGATCTGAGCCGGAAGGGTGTGCTGGTGCGGCGAGAGGACGAGGGCGACCGCCGGCGTCGGATCGTCGATGTCGAGCCCTCGGTGCGGCCGACGATCGAGGAGTGGCTCTCGCCCGGGGCCCGGGCCTGGCGTCGGGCGTTGGCGCCGTTGACCCCGGCCGAGCAGCGGATGGTCGTCGACACGTTCCTGGCCTACGAAACCGCCATCGCCGCCGAACGTGGATAAAATGGCCTGGACGCCGCATTCTCGCGGTGCTCCCGGACGAGGGTGTGTCGTACCCGGCCAGCAAAGACGACCTCACGTAGGTGAGCTGTCATGGCATGGGTCGTGCTCGTCATTTCTGGCCTTCTCGAGACGGTCTGGGCGATCGCTCTGGAGCGGAGCCACGGATTTTCCCGGTTGGTGCCGTCGGCCACGTTCGTCGTCGCGCTCGTACTGAGCATGGGCGGGCTGGGCTACGCGCTGCGCTCGATCCCGATCGGGACGGGTTACGCGGTCTGGGTCGGTATCGGGGCGGTCGGCACCGCGCTGGTCGGCATGGCCGCGCTCGGTGAGTCGGCGAGCGTCGCGCGCGTCGGCTGTCTGCTGCTCGTCGTCGTCGGCGTCGTCGGTCTGAAGGTGTTCCATTAGGCCATGCCACTGATCGACCTGCACCGTCACCTCGAAGGGACGCTGCGCGTCT comes from the Cryptosporangium phraense genome and includes:
- a CDS encoding GAF domain-containing SpoIIE family protein phosphatase — protein: MSDTARLDALSRTGLDAAADPMFDRFAEMVRTVLGVPVALVSLVDVDRQFFPGACGLGDPWAQARQTPLSHSFCQHVVATAEPLVVVDARVDPRVRGNLAIDDLGVVGYAGMPLTDADGQVLGSLCAIDHSPRQWTEHELCALRDLAAACSDSLRLRIANSQTQREFARTQLLLNASHALGGTTTLDEIVVAVRDLVTEALAPAYVGISLLEAGRQVVLASQQFLPDHVAERWLRYDSSERTPTALAVSSGGLVLLPSLDEVGRSAPDALSTFEEMGWQSSASVPLPSSGGALGALTLAWEVPYRLDSSEQAVLVALAGYVTQAVTRASVLDDRRTAAATMQKALLTPLPSHRELTLVARYAPAHHENHVGGDWYDAITLDQGRLALVIGDVVGHSIAAAAQMGQFRTMLRTLIADRRESPSWVLRRMERTAHTLGVGGLSTVLLAYLDPTPTGEYMLTWSNAGHPPPTLVAPGGPAVMLPGTDVLLGVSKELPRHDHYARLPRGGSLLLHTDGLVEHRRLPVDEGMEQLRDFLGRASYGDPEKLSDVLIENAAAQGQDDVALLLVTTPS
- a CDS encoding VOC family protein; protein product: MTGVGRLEMVAIDAPDIDKLAAFYAELAGWEIVRRDPDWITVRTPEGNEVAFQLAPDLVPPQWPGQEHPQQFHLDLQIDGYQAAAERAVELGATRLADGPTWITLADPAGHPFDLCQADGVGPAMKLFASTVDAPDAAGLARFYAGVLGMEVTYEGPEGALIAGEDHRGAATSVMFQQISGYTAPRWPDPAYPQQAHFDIEVDDLDAGEAAVLELGAERLPGQGKGFRVFADPAGHPFCLTVRM
- a CDS encoding tautomerase family protein, which translates into the protein MPHLILYAHEPDLATKEAALIAALTDAIVEVYGEWARADAVVQLVGLAPGRWGIGGAPAKNPAPRVTFGIRDGVFARPDGPEILAALARNVTDAIASVLGEKHRAGTTIEFVGAPDGRTAVAGALVSP
- a CDS encoding MarR family transcriptional regulator, which gives rise to MPEQFASADLAPRHLSLLSLLLLDGAQTVSELAARLEIAPTTVSLIVGDLSRKGVLVRREDEGDRRRRIVDVEPSVRPTIEEWLSPGARAWRRALAPLTPAEQRMVVDTFLAYETAIAAERG
- the sugE gene encoding quaternary ammonium compound efflux SMR transporter SugE, coding for MAWVVLVISGLLETVWAIALERSHGFSRLVPSATFVVALVLSMGGLGYALRSIPIGTGYAVWVGIGAVGTALVGMAALGESASVARVGCLLLVVVGVVGLKVFH